Genomic segment of Paenibacillus macerans:
CCTGGACCTGGCAGGATTTTGCCGATGTTGCGAAGACGTTGACGCAGGGCAAGGAAGGCATTTATGCAATGGCGGATTACCCGCCGGAGATGCTGACGCAGGAAATGGTGGTCGACAGCTACGGGACGTACGTAGATTCGGCGGCAAAAAAAGCGAAGTTCGATTCGCCAGAATTCGTGGCGCTGCTGCAGCAAGTGAAAAAGATGTACGATGACGGTATCATGACCGGGAATCCGGCAGAACTTGGCAAGCAGCTGTTCTATTCCGCCGTCTTGTTCGAACCGGCCGATGTAATCAACGTTACGCATACGTACTTCGACCACCCGCAGCTGTTGCAAAAGCCCCACAGCGCGGAGCAATCCGGCACGATGCGGATCATTCCCCTTACCCAGTTTGGCATCCGTGCGAAGACGCCCGTCCAGGAAGAAGCCTGGAAGCTGGTGAGCTTCCTCCTGTCCGAAGAGGCGCAATCTATGCGAGAGCGCAGCGGATTTTCGCTGCTCAAATCGGTGAACGGGCAAAAGCTGGACGAGATCAAGCAGCAAATCGGGGAAGGCACCTACAAACTGCCTGACGGAAAAGCCGTGAAGGCGGAGAATGAGGAATTCACCCGGTTCCAGCAGCTATTGGATAAGGTGGACCAATATTCGCAGCTCGACGGGAAGGTGATCGCCATCGTGGGCGAGGAATCGCTGGCGTTCTTTAGCGGGCAAAAATCCGCGGAGGAAGCGGCAAAATTGATTCAAAACCGCGCGACGACCTTTTTGAACGAATAAAGCAGCGGGGATATGGCGGTTCATGAACCGGACCATATCCCCGTTTTCCGCCTCCACGAAGAAGATCACGTTCAGGTATTACTTCGG
This window contains:
- a CDS encoding extracellular solute-binding protein; this translates as MKKRLAMTLIGALILSVAMTACGAGGGGPETGGKKEQPAQEGGKTRLTLSVQEMTPFYEALKRKFEAKYPDIDLNVQAYKQAGEESEPGDLDEYRKSINTELLSGQGADVFELDNLPVGDYVGKGLLLNMDSLLSQDKTVNTDDVQMNVLEAMKESGGLYAVPAGFSLRAFIGDGEVLKDAGIEEGTWTWQDFADVAKTLTQGKEGIYAMADYPPEMLTQEMVVDSYGTYVDSAAKKAKFDSPEFVALLQQVKKMYDDGIMTGNPAELGKQLFYSAVLFEPADVINVTHTYFDHPQLLQKPHSAEQSGTMRIIPLTQFGIRAKTPVQEEAWKLVSFLLSEEAQSMRERSGFSLLKSVNGQKLDEIKQQIGEGTYKLPDGKAVKAENEEFTRFQQLLDKVDQYSQLDGKVIAIVGEESLAFFSGQKSAEEAAKLIQNRATTFLNE